The following are encoded in a window of Etheostoma cragini isolate CJK2018 chromosome 7, CSU_Ecrag_1.0, whole genome shotgun sequence genomic DNA:
- the si:ch211-117c9.2 gene encoding solute carrier family 26 member 6: protein MDIEEKYCSDGAYFVQRKVLDELCLDEVAQKRTWSTEPTLRERVKESLRCSVPRLKRAALSWVPVLSWLPHYSIRENAVGDLISGCSVGIMHLPQGMAYALLASLRPVFGLYTSLYPVLVYFIFGTSRHISVGTFAVISIMIGSVTERLAPDSNFIVNGTNETGSVDLDARDAHRVQIACSLTVLAGIFQILLGVVRFGFVVTYLSEPLVRGYTTGSACHVCVSQLKYLFGVTPARFTGPFSLIYTLVDVCRLLPETKVPELLVSLIALFVLIVVKEINARYRQKLPMPIPIEIVVIIAATVITHFCGLTSKYSINVVGKIPSGLNAPQAPNATFFSDVIGDAFAVAIVSYAINISLGKTFALKHGYKVDSNQELVALGLCNTVGSFFQCYSVTSSLSRSLVQESTGGKTQVAGVISSIIVLITVLKIGSLFSDLPKAVLSTIVFVNLKGMFTQFTDVYMLWKTNKVDLLVWMVTFTSTLLLNLDLGLAVSIGFSMLTVIFRTQLPRYSILGHVTGTALYLETDTYKEAKEIPGIKIFRSSTTIYYANAEMYSEALQEKSGLEIGKLLTAMKKRDAKLKRKQENEKKEAKMEAKKQRKAVSHLSNGAFSKVNERKVSSGVKGQSQGHVIALSLTETSKYGQSKGQVNRAYQDDTTMSDSDSDTGSHISDSITKVSKPGGENKGKACGLSTHSIILDIATTSFVDTVTVKTLKNIFRDFGEIDVDIYLAGCQACVVEQLETAGFFSESIPKSRLFVTIHDAVLHSLKKQTDLVLDVSCSTQM from the exons GTGTTCAGTGCCCAGGCTGAAGCGTGCAGCGTTGAGCTGGGTCCCTGTTCTCAGCTGGCTGCCTCATTACTCCATCAGAGAAAACGCAGTAGGGGACCTGATCTCTGGCTGCAGCGTGGGCATCATGCATCTACCACAGG GCATGGCATATGCCCTTCTGGCTTCCTTACGCCCAGTGTTTGGCCTTTACACTTCCCTATACCCTGTGCTGGTCTACTTCATCTTCGGTACTTCCAGACACATCTCAGTAG GTACATTTGCTGTGATCAGCATCATGATTGGGAGTGTGACGGAGAGGCTGGCACCAGACAGCAACTTTATTGTAAATGGCACCaatgagacaggaagtgtgGACCTTGATGCACGGGACGCACACAGAGTACAGATAGCATGTTCCCTCACGGTCTTGGCAGGAATCTTTCAG ATCCTGTTAGGTGTGGTGAGGTTTGGTTTTGTGGTGACGTACCTGTCTGAGCCACTGGTCCGAGGCTACACCACAGGATCAGCATGCCATGTGTGCGTCTCCCAGCTCAAGTACCTTTTTGGTGTCACGCCAGCTCGCTTCACTGGTCCGTTCTCTCTTATTTAT ACTCTGGTGGATGTTTGTCGGCTGCTGCCAGAGACCAAAGTGCCGGAGCTGCTTGTTAGCCTGATTGCGCTCTTTGTTCTTATTGTGGTCAAAGAAATCAATGCCCGCTACAGACAGAAGCTGCCCATGCCCATCCCGATAGAAATCGTAGTG ATCATAGCAGCAACAGTTATCACCCACTTCTGCGGACTGACGAGTAAATACAGCATTAATGTGGTTGGAAAGATTCCCAGTGG ACTCAATGCCCCTCAAGCTCCAAATGCCACATTTTTCTCAGATGTGATAGGTGATGCTTTTGCAGTGGCCATCGTGAGCTATGCCATCAACATTTCTCTGGGCAAAACCTTTGCCCTCAAACATGGCTACAAAGTGGATAGCAATCAG GAGCTGGTTGCCTTGGGTCTTTGTAACACTGTTGgcagtttttttcagtgttaCTCTGTTACTTCCTCCTTGTCTCGCAGCCTGGTCCAGGAGAGCACAGGGGGcaagacacaa GTTGCTGGAGTGATTTCGTCCATCATCGTGCTCATCACAGTTTTGAAAATAGGTTCTCTCTTTTCAGACCTCCCCAAG GCTGTATTATCCACAATAGTGTTTGTTAATTTGAAGGGAATGTTTACGCAGTTCACGGACGTGTATATGCTGTGGAAGACCAACAAGGTTGATCTG TTGGTGTGGATGGTAACGTTCACAAGCACACTCCTGCTCAACCTGGACCTGGGTCTGGCTGTCTCCATTGGCTTTTCCATGCTCACTGTCATCTTTAGGACACAACT ACCCCGCTACTCTATCTTGGGCCATGTGACAGGCACTGCCCTGTATCTGGAAACAGACACCTACAAGGAG GCTAAAGAGATTCCTGGAATTAAAATCTTCCGTTCATCTACAACTATCTACTACGCAAATGCTGAGATGTACTCGGAGGCACTGCAagagaag AGTGGACTTGAAATTGGGAAGCTGCTGACAGCAATGAAAAAACGAGATGCAAAGCTGAAGCGTAAacaagaaaatgagaaaaaggaaGCTAAAATGGAGGCGAAGAAACAA AGAAAAGCAGTCAGCCACCTGTCCAATGGAGCATTCTCAAAGGTGAATGAGAGGAAAGTCTCTTCAGGAGTGAAGGGACAGAGCCAGGGGCATGTTATAGCCTTAAGCCTGACAGAAACCTCTAAATATGGCCAAAGTAAAGGCCAAGTGAACAGGGCTTACCAAGATGACACAACCATGTCGGACTCAGATTCAGACACGGGTAGTCACATTTCTGACAGCATCACCAAAGTATCGAAACCGGGTGGTGAGAACAAAGGAAAGGCCTGCGGATTGAGTACGCACAGCATCATCTTGGACATTGCCACAACCAGCTTTGTGGACACAGTCACTGTGAAGAccttgaaaaat ATATTCAGGGACTTTGGAGAGATTGATGTGGACATCTATCTAGCAGGCTGCCAAG CATGTGTCGTGGAGCAGCTGGAAACGGCAGGTTTCTTTTCAGAGTCCATCCCAAAGAGCAGGCTTTTCGTCACGATTCATGATGCAGTGCTTCATAGTCTCAAGAAACAGACTGACCTCGTACTT GATGTGTCCTGCAGCACTCAGATGTAA
- the si:ch211-117c9.5 gene encoding sodium- and chloride-dependent creatine transporter 1, producing the protein MSPELKENSQGEISLPQLEVGSLSEEEGGGSARPLVPVPGAGPGCGEGGGAGPLQPQDGAAAGSGNGAVAVPVVERETWTRQMDFIMSCVGFAVGLGNVWRFPYLCYKNGGGVFLIPYLLIVFIGGIPVFFLEIALGQFMKQGGVSAWNIAPLFKGLGLASMVIVFFCNTYYIMILVWALYFLFHSFTNELPWATCGHPWNTPNCTQDFRRACHNRSAAQVALPSSSANLLSSTSPLNLSSAQLLLNGSCPEAEGMRSPVIEFWERKVLRLSGGLHEPGDISYEMVLCLIVTWIIVYFCMWKGVKSTGKVVYFTALFPYLVLVVLLAHGVTLPGALDGIVFYLKPDWSKLGEAQVWIDAGTQIFFSYAIGLGALTALGSYNRFHNNCYQDAFLLAFINSGTSFFAGFVVFSVLGFMAAEQGVDISKVAESGPGLAFIAYPKAVTLMPMAPLWAALFFFMLLILGLDSQFVGVEGLITGIMDMLPPKSALRREMVAAICCVICFLIDMSMVTEGGMYVFQLFDYYSASGITLLWQAFWECVVIAWVYGADRFMDDVARMIGYQPLPYMKWCWSYITPFVCVAVFLFHVVNYKPLTYNTVYTYPLWGEVLGWALALSSMLCIPVTVIYKLLRCKGSLRERWQHLTTPVWGRHHLEYLAPESEAKLLPPVETKSTLLFESVI; encoded by the exons ATGTCACCagagttgaaagaaaatagcCAAG GGGAAATCAGCCTCCCCCAGTTGGAGGTAGGGAGCCTGTCCgaagaggagggtggggggtcAGCTCGCCCCCTGGTGCCTGTGCCTGGAGCGGGCCCGGGGTGTGGTGAGGGCGGAGGGGCTGGCCCACTTCAGCCCCAGGACGGGGCTGCAGCTGGGAGTGGAAATGGGGCTGTAGCAGTACCAGTGGTGGAGAGAGAAACTTGGACCAGGCAGATGGACTTCATCATGTCCTGCGTGGGTTTTGCTGTCGGCTTGGGCAATGTGTGGCGGTTCCCTTACCTTTGCTACAAGAACGGAGGAG GGGTTTTCCTGATCCCCTACTTGCTTATTGTGTTCATCGGAGGCATCCCAGTCTTCTTCCTGGAGATTGCACTGGGACAATTCATGAAGCAGGGAGGGGTCTCTGCCTGGAACATTGCACCCCTCTTCAAAG GTCTGGGCTTGGCCTCAATGGTGATAGTGTTCTTCTGTAACACCTATTACATCATGATTCTTGTGTGGGCCCTTTACTTTCTCTTCCACTCCTTTACCAACGAGCTGCCGTGGGCCACCTGTGGACACCCCTGGAACACCCCCAACTGTACACAGGACTTCCGTCGAGCCTGCCACAACCGCAGTGCTGCCCAGGTGGCTCTGCCATCGTCTTCTGCCAACCTCCTCTCCTCCACGTCCCCTTTGAACCTGTCTTCAGCCCAGCTCCTTCTCAACGGAAGCTGCCCAGAGGCTGAGGGCATGCGCTCCCCAGTCATCGAGTTTTGGGA ACGGAAAGTGCTCCGTCTGTCTGGTGGGCTGCACGAGCCTGGTGACATCAGCTATGAGATGGTGCTGTGTCTCATAGTCACCTGGATCATTGTTTACTTCTGCATGTGGAAAGGAGTTAAATCTACTGGCAAG GTGGTTTACTTCACAGCTCTATTCCCCTACCTGGTTCTGGTTGTTCTTTTGGCCCATGGAGTCACTCTTCCGGGAGCTTTAGATGGGATTGTTTTCTACTTGAAACCAGACTGGTCCAAACTTGGAGAAGCACAG GTGTGGATTGATGCAGGCACTCAGATTTTCTTCTCCTATGCCATCGGACTGGGCGCTTTGACTGCGCTGGGCAGCTACAATCGCTTCCATAACAACTGTTACCA GGATGCATTCTTGCTGGCCTTCATTAACAGTGGAACCAGTTTCTTTGCAGGCTTTGTGGTTTTTTCTGTGCTGGGCTTCATGGCTGCAGAGCAAGGAGTGGACATCAGTAAGGTAGCTGAGAGTG GTCCAGGCCTGGCCTTTATAGCCTATCCCAAGGCTGTGACTCTGATGCCTATGGCGCCACTCTGGGCAGCACTTTTCTTCTTTATGTTGCTCATACTAGGCTTGGATAGCCAG TTTGTCGGGGTAGAGGGTTTGATAACGGGAATCATGGACATGCTACCACCTAAATCCGCTCTGCGTCGAGAGATGGTAGCAGCCATCTGCTGCGTCATCTGCTTCCTGATCGACATGTCCATGGTCACTGAG GGAGGAATGTATGTCTTCCAGCTGTTTGACTACTACTCTGCCAGTGGTATCACTCTGCTGTGGCAAGCCTTCTGGGAGTGTGTAGTGATTGCATGGGTCTATG GCGCAGACCGTTTCATGGATGACGTGGCTCGTATGATCGGCTATCAGCCCCTACCCTACATGAAGTGGTGCTGGTCCTACATCACGCCTTTTGTCTGTGTG GCAGTATTCCTGTTCCACGTGGTAAACTACAAGCCTCTGACCTACAACACAGTGTACACTTACCCCTTGTGGGGTGAAGTGCTTGGCTGGGCATTGGCCTTGTCCTCCATGCTCTGTATCCCCGTCACCGTTATCTACAAACTACTGCGCTGCAAAGGATCGTTGCGGGAG CGGTGGCAGCACCTTACCACCCCAGTTTGGGGCCGACATCACCTGGAGTACCTGGCCCCGGAGAGCGAGGCCAAACTGTTGCCCCCTGTCGAAACCAAGAGCACGCTTCTCTTTGAAAGTGTCATCTGA
- the LOC117947485 gene encoding secreted frizzled-related protein 2 has protein sequence MTALFCPHFLRKSSHSASLLFLLLLAGQSSTTVAGPGRVRVGLEGRVRAEGRVRSGVKDKGGNSVSVEGNTETGFGDPHVSRPGAAAGEDGAGWGDPGTATGIRSMLSLGEGGLWEPRSSSRCVPIPPGMALCQNIGYDTMRMPNLLGHESPAEAVQQSASWLPLLARECHPDARIFLCSLFAPICLDRFISPCRSLCESVRDSCAPIMSCYGYPWPDILRCDQYPADHLMCISSITNSTVTTGGRRVPQASCRDCELEEATSSKDTLETFCKSDFVVKLRLTRLKYSPVTLSQFTLAAKLDVLKHGPLLGGQIRSRIQLWLERDATCVRNMTRHNPRGGTFLVTGTVQGERLVVTKAYHWQRQDRSLVVAARKWKRHRCRS, from the exons ATGACTGCATTGTTCTGCCCTCATTTTCTCAGAAAGTCCTCCCATTCGGCCTCCCTACTATTTCTCCTTCTGCTTGCTGGTCAGAGCAGTACAACAGTGGCTGGTCCTGGTAGAGTAAGGGTAGGCCTGGAGGGACGAGTGAGGGCTGAGGGCAGGGTTAGATCTGGAGTAAAGGACAAGGGCGGTAACAGTGTGAGTGTTGAGGGCAACACTGAAACTGGATTTGGAGATCCTCATGTCTCTAGACcaggagctgcagcaggagaGGATGGTGCGGGGTGGGGGGACCCTGGTACTGCTACTGGAATCAGATCCATGCTTTCTCTAGGTGAAGGTGGACTGTGGGAGCCCCGCAGTTCCTCTCGCTGTGTCCCTATCCCTCCAGGAATGGCCTTGTGCCAAAACATCGGATATGACACCATGAGGATGCCCAACCTGCTGGGCCACGAGTCTCCAGCTGAGGCTGTGCAACAGAGTGCCAGCTGGTTGCCACTACTTGCCAGAGAGTGTCACCCTGATGCCCGCAtcttcctctgctctctcttcgCACCCATCTGCCTTGACAG ATTTATATCGCCTTGCAGGAGTTTGTGCGAATCTGTACGGGACAGCTGTGCACCAATCATGAGTTGTTATGGCTACCCCTGGCCAGACATTCTGCGCTGTGACCAGTATCCTGCAGACCATCTCATGTGTATCTCCTCTATCACCAACAGCACTGTTACCACAGGGGGACGTAGAG TGCCTCAGGCAAGCTGTCGGGATTGTGAGCTGGAGGAGGCAACCTCTTCAAAAGATACACTGGAGACCTTTTGTAAGAGTGATTTTG TTGTGAAACTGCGTCTAACACGGCTCAAGTATAGCCCAGTAACCCTGTCTCAATTCACTCTGGCGGCCAAACTGGACGTCCTGAAGCATGGACCCCTGTTAGGTGGGCAGATCCGCTCCCGCATACAGCTGTGGCTGGAGAGGGATGCCACCTGTGTAAGGAACATGACACGACACAACCCACGAGGCGGGACCTTCCTAGTGACGGGTACAGTGCAGGGGGAGCGCCTGGTGGTCACTAAGGCTTATCACTGGCAAAGACAAGACAGGAGCCTGGTGGTAGCTGCGCGCAAATGGAAACGTCACAGATGCAGGAGCTAG